Proteins from a single region of Companilactobacillus farciminis KCTC 3681 = DSM 20184:
- a CDS encoding 3'-5' exoribonuclease YhaM family protein: MPKHIIDFNKGENMSLEVIIKRSDFRLAKNGKNFLSLVFEDKSGQIPGKYWDASEEDAKRFHVGAVVQLEGRRDVYQGKPQVNITRLGLLDPNTVDMSQFVQTAPMKQSDMENEFDDVFLQITNGAWNRIVRYLFKKYHDRFFTSAAAKSNHHDFQGGLAYHTLSMVRMAESISDQYPQINRALLLAGACLHDFGKIIELSGSLDIEYTFEGNMLGHITIVDEEIVKAATDLDISLDSEDMILLRHMILSHHGLLEYGSPERPKLLEAEVLHNIDMMDASINMITKALDKTENGKFSERVFGLDNRSFYKHS; encoded by the coding sequence GTGCCTAAGCATATTATAGATTTTAATAAAGGCGAGAATATGAGCTTGGAGGTAATTATCAAGCGTTCGGATTTTCGTTTAGCAAAGAATGGCAAGAACTTTTTATCGTTAGTATTCGAAGATAAGTCAGGACAAATTCCTGGTAAATATTGGGATGCTAGTGAAGAAGATGCAAAGAGGTTTCACGTTGGAGCAGTTGTACAACTAGAAGGCCGTCGTGATGTCTATCAAGGCAAGCCACAAGTAAATATCACACGTCTGGGGTTATTGGACCCAAATACTGTTGATATGTCGCAATTCGTTCAAACAGCACCTATGAAACAAAGCGATATGGAAAATGAATTCGACGACGTCTTTTTGCAAATTACTAATGGAGCTTGGAATCGAATCGTTAGATATTTATTCAAGAAATATCATGATCGATTCTTCACTAGTGCTGCTGCCAAGAGCAATCACCATGATTTTCAAGGAGGGTTGGCATATCACACTTTGAGTATGGTGAGAATGGCAGAGAGTATCTCTGATCAATATCCACAGATCAATCGAGCACTTTTACTTGCCGGAGCATGCCTCCATGATTTCGGTAAGATCATCGAATTGTCCGGTAGTTTAGATATTGAATATACTTTTGAAGGTAACATGCTAGGACATATCACGATCGTAGACGAAGAAATCGTTAAAGCGGCGACCGATTTGGATATTAGTCTAGATAGTGAAGACATGATTTTATTGAGACACATGATTCTGTCACACCATGGCTTATTAGAATATGGTTCGCCAGAACGTCCTAAATTGTTGGAAGCTGAAGTATTGCACAATATTGATATGATGGATGCTTCAATCAATATGATCACGAAAGCCTTGGACAAGACTGAGAATGGTAAATTCTCTGAACGTGTCTTTGGACTCGATAATCGTTCATTTTATAAACATAGTTAG
- a CDS encoding universal stress protein, with protein MDYQSINDPLVYRRILLTIDEDDNESTIKAFRFAVTLAHDYGAYLGIVSVLENEDINIFDSLTPAKLKEKREELEAAVNHYVKLAEKIGLKKVEPLVYEDGDIDDVIIDRVIPDFNPDLIVTGADMIDPRSKITASVGSRLAKKAPVSVIVVR; from the coding sequence ATGGACTATCAATCAATTAATGATCCTTTAGTATATCGACGAATTCTTTTGACGATTGACGAGGATGACAATGAATCGACTATTAAAGCTTTTAGATTTGCCGTTACCCTAGCACACGACTATGGTGCTTACTTAGGTATCGTTTCCGTGCTGGAAAATGAAGATATCAATATCTTTGATTCTTTAACACCAGCAAAATTAAAAGAAAAACGTGAAGAATTAGAAGCAGCCGTTAATCACTATGTGAAATTAGCAGAAAAAATTGGTCTCAAAAAAGTTGAGCCCTTAGTTTATGAAGACGGTGATATCGATGACGTTATTATTGACCGTGTTATCCCCGACTTCAATCCTGACTTAATCGTAACCGGTGCTGACATGATCGATCCTCGTTCTAAAATTACTGCCAGTGTTGGTTCTCGCCTCGCTAAAAAAGCTCCTGTATCCGTAATTGTTGTCCGCTAA